A single genomic interval of Homalodisca vitripennis isolate AUS2020 unplaced genomic scaffold, UT_GWSS_2.1 ScUCBcl_105;HRSCAF=1159, whole genome shotgun sequence harbors:
- the LOC124370347 gene encoding putative gustatory receptor 28b — MKEEIACNIIERMGMNRGQSNVEITHGTLLSFYDLGTTLSNIEKLKSLMNNYWMLCGAVHQANVFYCDQLMAVMFSLFVHVTIKAYFFFLFIRAGEVFAMISEAAWVLVYVCYAVLLVNSGTNVTNSADEMRLVICQSVNKDLKPSLRKQLEVFLLQLIHHNTKFSARGFFQIHNETLTTMAGAVTTYLVILIQFQTERQTT; from the exons ATGAAAGAGGAGATTGCCTGCAACATAATTGAACGAATGGGGATGAACCGTGGTCAATCTAATGTTGAAATTACTCATGGAACAC TTTTATCGTTTTATGATTTAGGCACAACACTGTCCAACATCGAGAAACTGAAGTCTCTGATGAACAATTACTGGATGCTGTGTGGCGCCGTACACCAGGCTAATGTCTTCTACTGCGATCAGCTGATGGCCGTTATGTTCTCCTTATTTGTCCACGTCACTATCAAGGCTTACTTTTTCTTCTTGTTTATCAGAGCTGGTGAGGTGTTCGCTATGATTTCAGAGGCAGCCTGGGTCTTAGTTTACGTCTGCTATGCGGTTCTACTAGTAAACTCAGGCACAAACGTTACTAACTCG GCTGACGAAATGAGGCTGGTGATTTGTCAGTCGGTAAACAAAGATCTGAAACCAAGCTTAAGGAAACAG CTGGAAGTGTTTCTGCTGCAGTTAATTCATCACAACACAAAATTTTCCGCTCGCGGGTTTTTCCAGATCCACAACGAGACCCTCACAACG atggctggagcggtgacaacTTACCTGGTGATACTGATCCAGTTCCAGACAGAGCGACAAACTACCTAG